One Pseudomonadota bacterium genomic window, CCTCACCCATGATCTCGATCGCTTCTCGTGCCAAATTGAATGCTGTTTCAGTCGCTAAGATTTTGGATGCCATACCGTATATGCTCCAGTCGATTATTCCGCTCCCTGGTTTATGCTTTTGCACAATTGCTTTCATTCTCTTATTGTCTTTGTATGTATCGTATCGATCCTGCAATAGGCTTATTGAGTGCCCCGCAGCCCAAAAAGTTGCTCGTGTCGCAAGAAACATTTTTGCGATAGGGTTTGGGTCGCCTAACGGTGAATGTTCGGCAACACTATGGGCAAAGCGTCGAGCTGACTCTGCTGCTTTAAACATATTAAAGAGTTTCAGTCTGATTTCCTGCTGTTCAGATAAGGCGCTTCCGTTACATGAATGCCCTTTTGCATAGTTCAACGTCTCGTCTACGATCGCTCGTGCCTGGCTGGAAACGACCAGGCCCATCTGGCTATTGGCCAGGCCGACTATTCCTTTGCCGATCGAGTTTGCTTCGAACAATCCGGGGATTTTAAGCAACATGTATTTTTCGGGGATCTTCACGTCTTCGAATATGACTGCTCCTTGATTCAGTGGACGCTTACCAAGCTTGTCAAGTGGCTTTCCCTTAGAAACACCAGGCAAATCGAAGGAGCAAATCGCGAGCCCGCTGCCGTGCATACCCTTAGACAGATCGAGTCCGACATGCACAACACCGTGTGTCGCGATCGTTCCGTTCGTGATCGACGCGGATTTCCGGCCGTTGAGTATGTACTCATTGCCTTTTTTCACGGCCGTGAGGGACGGAACCACTTTGGGGTTGGCTCCGGCTTTGGTGGTTGCCATTATCCAATCCGTACCATGATCCGGTTCGGTTATTGCCCAGCAACCAATCATATTGGCTTCGCTGTCTTGACAGTATTGTCTGGCCCAGTCTCTGACCTCTTTCGAAGCGGATAGGGTTCCAAGCAAGAAAGGCATGGCCGATAGATCCATGCTGATCGCGAGTCCCGCGTCAGCATAGCCCAGCTGCTCAAAGATCAAGCGCCTG contains:
- a CDS encoding acyl-CoA/acyl-ACP dehydrogenase — translated: MNYFEFDTNASKKTRAMQQSAREFGMEVVRPAGIELDKIQDPADAIAEHSCLWDVFRKYRELGFHKLLLPPAFGGKLGKVSAQARRLIFEQLGYADAGLAISMDLSAMPFLLGTLSASKEVRDWARQYCQDSEANMIGCWAITEPDHGTDWIMATTKAGANPKVVPSLTAVKKGNEYILNGRKSASITNGTIATHGVVHVGLDLSKGMHGSGLAICSFDLPGVSKGKPLDKLGKRPLNQGAVIFEDVKIPEKYMLLKIPGLFEANSIGKGIVGLANSQMGLVVSSQARAIVDETLNYAKGHSCNGSALSEQQEIRLKLFNMFKAAESARRFAHSVAEHSPLGDPNPIAKMFLATRATFWAAGHSISLLQDRYDTYKDNKRMKAIVQKHKPGSGIIDWSIYGMASKILATETAFNLAREAIEIMGEDSLSTDNPVEKMLRDARTSMIEDGVNEALALAGSEKLLA